In a single window of the Littorina saxatilis isolate snail1 linkage group LG5, US_GU_Lsax_2.0, whole genome shotgun sequence genome:
- the LOC138967792 gene encoding putative uncharacterized protein DDB_G0271982 produces the protein MRNEEEQKEREEEEKVEEDKGEDDDEEEDEDDDEEDEEDKGENEEEEVRKKSKQTSRLLFFCQKQNKLRKNERQKGRTKEKKRKKKERKKERQKQRQKERKKERKKERKRVKQERKNERNHPQKTKIHTLKLSRHLTHFLFPQKKTRKPTDPHTHTHTFIFSFNGGIARMKATRAWKLAALSQSVHKGIMPPLHEI, from the exons ATGAGGAATGAAGAAGAACAGAAGGAGAG agaagaggaggagaaagtGGAGGAGGACAAGGGagaggatgatgatgaggaggaggatgaggatgatgatgaggaggatgaggaggacaagggagagaatgaggaggag gaAGTACGCAAAAAAAGCAAGCAGACTAGCAG ATTGCTGTTTTTCTGCCAGAAGCAAAACAAGttaagaaagaatgaaagacagaaaggaagaacgaaagaaaaaaaaagaaaaaagaaagagagaaagaaagaaagacagaaacaaagacagaaagaaagaaagaaagaaagaaagaaagaaagaaagagagtaaagcaagaaagaaaaaacgaaagaaaccacccacaaaaaacaaaaattcacaCTCTAAAACTCTCTCGCCATTTGACTCACTTTCTCTTCCCACAAAAGAAAACCCGAAAACCAACcgatcctcacacacacacacacacttttattttctcttttaaTGGCGGAATCGCCAGAATGAAAGCAACACGTGCCTGGAAATTAGCGGCACTGTCTCAGAGCGTCCATAAAGGTATTATGCCACCTCTTCACGAAATCTGA